One segment of Nostoc flagelliforme CCNUN1 DNA contains the following:
- the ectB gene encoding diaminobutyrate--2-oxoglutarate transaminase: MNIFQKQESKITTISEKNESNVRSYCRNFPDIFQRAKGSIIYSESGREYIDFLAGAGALNYGHNNDFIKQRVMSYLDADGVAHGLDMYTSAKESFIAKFSELVLKPKKLDYKIQFCGPTGTNAVEAALKLARKVTKRSGIFSFMGAYHGMTLGSLSVTGNTEVKAGAIGTSNNVTFMPYPYGFMEKFDTIEFIDSVLNDSNSGIEKPAAIIFETVQAEGGIVVAPIDWMQRLRNLCNQHNILLICDDIQVGCGRTGPFFSFERADIFPDMVILSKSISGYGFPMSLLLIQPELDIWEPGEHTGTFRGNQLAFVGGTAALEYRESTNVEQDVKIKDFFLKNFLNKEIASISENIKVRGLGMIWGIDVANFGGSSLAKQITSRCFELGLIVERVGRDDTVIKILPPLTIEIPILQKGCSIIKQAFDEIVSK, from the coding sequence ATGAATATTTTTCAAAAGCAAGAATCAAAGATTACCACTATTTCTGAAAAAAATGAGTCAAATGTCAGAAGTTATTGCCGGAATTTTCCCGATATATTTCAGCGAGCTAAAGGTTCCATTATATATTCAGAATCAGGAAGAGAATACATAGATTTTTTAGCAGGGGCAGGTGCTTTAAATTACGGACATAATAATGACTTTATTAAACAGAGGGTCATGTCCTATTTAGATGCCGATGGAGTTGCACATGGCTTAGATATGTATACATCGGCAAAAGAAAGTTTTATAGCAAAATTTAGTGAATTAGTTCTCAAACCAAAAAAGCTGGATTATAAAATTCAATTTTGTGGGCCTACAGGTACAAATGCTGTTGAAGCAGCTTTAAAATTAGCTAGAAAAGTTACAAAAAGAAGCGGCATATTTTCCTTTATGGGTGCTTATCATGGAATGACATTAGGTAGTTTATCTGTTACTGGCAATACAGAGGTTAAAGCAGGAGCCATTGGTACATCAAATAACGTGACATTTATGCCATATCCTTACGGATTTATGGAAAAATTTGACACTATAGAATTTATTGATTCAGTGTTGAACGATTCAAATTCAGGAATTGAAAAACCAGCAGCAATAATTTTTGAAACTGTACAAGCAGAAGGTGGAATTGTCGTAGCACCAATTGATTGGATGCAAAGGTTAAGAAACCTGTGTAATCAGCATAACATTTTATTAATTTGTGATGATATACAAGTTGGCTGCGGTAGAACTGGACCCTTCTTTTCGTTTGAAAGAGCAGATATTTTTCCTGATATGGTCATACTCTCTAAATCAATTAGTGGTTACGGATTTCCAATGTCACTATTGTTAATTCAGCCAGAGTTAGATATTTGGGAGCCTGGTGAGCATACTGGCACTTTTAGGGGAAACCAATTGGCGTTTGTAGGAGGAACAGCAGCTCTAGAGTATAGAGAAAGTACTAATGTGGAACAGGATGTAAAAATAAAGGATTTCTTCTTAAAAAATTTTCTAAATAAGGAAATCGCATCAATTAGCGAAAATATTAAAGTACGTGGTCTTGGGATGATCTGGGGAATCGATGTTGCTAATTTTGGCGGCAGTAGCCTTGCAAAACAAATAACTTCACGTTGTTTTGAATTAGGATTAATAGTTGAACGCGTAGGCAGAGATGATACTGTCATAAAAATTTTACCACCTTTGACAATTGAAATTCCTATTCTCCAGAAGGGGTGTTCAATTATTAAGCAAGCTTTTGATGAAATTGTCAGTAAATAG
- a CDS encoding non-ribosomal peptide synthetase codes for MKTIEKFLSYLCSQDIKLWIENNRLRCSAPKEALTPDIKAELAARKAEILAFISQANQVLQSTSESIQPASHQENVPLSFAQQRLWFFTQLEPDSSAYNIPAAVRLTGKLNVSALSKSINEIIRRHEILRTTFTVVDGEPIQVIGNSHNFHFAVIDLQTLAEDEKQQEVLNLAALEAQKPFDLVKGPLIRASLIKLAETDYVVLLTMHHIVSDGWSAGILIKELTTLYTAFCQGQPSPLPKLPIQYADFAIWQRKWLQGEVLQSQLSYWKQQLGSSLPILELPSDRPRPAIQSNNGASQPFQLSKSLTEKLKDLSQQEGVTLFMTLLAAFKVLLYRYTQQEDIIVGSPIANRNRSDIEGLIGFFVNTLVLRTNLSNNPNFKKLLQQVREVTLGAYAHQDLPFERLVEELQPGRNLSHSPLFQVMFVLQNAATEVIQLPDLTLKSLTIEKNTAKFDITLSLSETKVGLQGDIEYNTDIFNSDTITRILGHFQVLLEEMVTNPEKRISELSLLTANEQYKLLVEWNNTQIEYSRNQCIHQLFEAQVRKNPDAVAVVFNNECLTYQELNQRANQLARLLMNLGANAGDFVGILKQRDINFLIAILAIFKVGGAYVPIDSYYPQDRINYMVANSEVKVILTDFYCESIGLLKDCPYLKYLIFLDIKYSNHTLPPIENLEIYGQLDFDKLPKENLKVNNTILDPAYMIYTSGSTGLPKGAIIRHIGAINHIYAQFDALELDEKLNFLQSAPASSDISVWQFLAPIIIGGKTTIIDTLTVCEPEKLFRIIKDENITIVELVPSVILGLLEYICSLSANERLLVNLKWMMLTGESAPVGLVNQWLQLYPSIKVVNAYGPTEAADDITQFIIDKPLPDSQRTVPIGKPLANLNLYILDSQIQLLPIGVPGEICVSGFGVGLGYWRNEASTKSSFIPNPFITNAKPLPGTDIDFIYKTGDLGRWLPDGNIEFLGRIDHQVKIRGFRIEVGEIETLLTKHPEIQESVIAVKEDDLCEKRLVAYVVPKQNELSTNELASKLRKFLQPKLPDYMIPSAFVLLEALPLTPNGKIDRRALPAPNWSQRTLEQNYISPRTPVEEIIANAWTQVLGLKQVGVNDNFFDLGGHSLLATQLISRLRQIFQIELPLQKIFELPTVTGLATAVEAIKQAQDGLLAPPIVPVTTENHLPLSFAQQRLWFLEQLQPNNAAYNINEAVRVLGSLNLTALEASLNEIIERHEALRTAFIAVEGLPMQVITANLQLSLPVINLEALSKLEQETQVQQIIHQETQKPFDLSQLPLLRVIVLQLSSTEYVVIFTMHHIISDTWSMGVIIREIVALYPAFAEGKPFALPELPIQYADFAVWQRQWLQGQVLENHLAYWKQKLGAALPVLKLPYSQHQAANPSNQAGVQTFNLSTELSQALKTFSRQENVTLFMTMVAALKTLLYSYTGQDDIVIGTDVANRNRGETEDLIGFFVNLLVLRTDISGYPTFRELLQRVRKVTLEAYNYQDLSFDKLVEELRPERHLSNTPLFQVLFVMDNVPTQNLQLPGLTLSPIEVETKTAKFDIALFMSETESGIIGSWLYKKDLFVAEKLVSLFDNLPALLASITTQTDARINTLDLLTETQKQEHLQTEAKQEQGKLKKLMKVKPKAIKLSE; via the coding sequence ATGAAAACAATTGAGAAATTTTTGTCTTACCTTTGCAGTCAGGATATAAAACTATGGATTGAGAATAACCGCCTGCGTTGTAGTGCGCCTAAAGAAGCACTAACACCAGATATCAAAGCGGAATTAGCAGCACGCAAAGCAGAAATTTTAGCTTTTATCAGCCAAGCGAATCAAGTTTTACAATCCACTTCAGAATCTATTCAACCTGCCTCACATCAAGAAAATGTACCTCTGTCTTTTGCTCAGCAGCGACTTTGGTTTTTTACACAATTAGAACCAGATAGCAGTGCTTACAATATACCAGCAGCAGTCAGACTGACAGGTAAATTAAATGTATCTGCACTGTCGAAAAGCATCAATGAAATTATCAGACGGCATGAAATATTAAGAACTACGTTTACTGTTGTCGATGGGGAACCGATACAAGTAATTGGTAATAGTCATAACTTTCATTTTGCGGTTATAGATTTACAAACACTTGCAGAAGATGAAAAACAGCAAGAAGTTTTAAACCTAGCTGCTTTAGAAGCACAAAAACCTTTCGATTTAGTAAAAGGGCCTTTAATACGAGCAAGTCTAATCAAACTAGCAGAAACAGACTATGTAGTGTTGTTAACCATGCACCATATTGTTTCTGATGGTTGGTCAGCCGGAATCTTAATTAAAGAACTCACAACTCTGTATACAGCCTTTTGCCAAGGTCAGCCTTCACCACTTCCCAAATTGCCAATTCAGTACGCAGACTTTGCTATTTGGCAAAGAAAATGGTTGCAAGGCGAGGTGCTACAAAGCCAACTTAGCTACTGGAAACAGCAGTTGGGTAGTAGTTTACCTATTTTAGAATTACCAAGCGATCGCCCTCGACCCGCAATTCAATCTAACAACGGTGCATCACAGCCTTTCCAATTATCCAAGTCCTTAACTGAGAAGCTAAAAGACCTGTCACAGCAGGAGGGTGTTACCTTATTTATGACCCTGCTAGCAGCATTCAAAGTGTTGCTCTATCGCTACACCCAGCAGGAAGACATTATAGTAGGTAGTCCGATTGCTAACCGCAATCGTTCAGATATAGAAGGGTTAATTGGCTTTTTTGTCAATACTTTGGTATTACGTACAAATCTTAGTAATAATCCCAATTTCAAAAAACTTTTGCAGCAGGTACGTGAAGTAACTTTAGGTGCTTATGCTCATCAAGACTTGCCCTTTGAACGTTTGGTAGAAGAACTACAACCAGGACGGAATTTAAGCCATAGCCCACTGTTTCAAGTCATGTTCGTTCTTCAGAATGCAGCCACAGAAGTTATCCAGTTACCAGACTTAACTCTAAAGTCATTAACAATAGAAAAAAACACAGCAAAATTTGATATAACCCTCTCTTTATCAGAAACTAAGGTAGGTTTACAAGGAGATATAGAATACAATACAGATATATTTAATTCGGACACAATCACCCGAATACTGGGTCATTTTCAGGTTTTATTAGAGGAAATGGTTACTAATCCTGAAAAGCGTATATCAGAATTATCATTATTAACAGCGAATGAACAATATAAATTATTAGTAGAGTGGAATAATACTCAAATTGAGTATTCTAGAAATCAGTGTATTCATCAACTTTTTGAAGCACAGGTGAGAAAAAACCCTGATGCTGTAGCAGTAGTATTTAATAATGAATGCTTGACATATCAAGAACTAAACCAACGAGCTAATCAACTAGCAAGATTATTAATGAACTTAGGAGCAAATGCAGGAGATTTTGTAGGCATTCTCAAACAAAGAGATATCAATTTTTTAATAGCCATACTTGCTATTTTTAAAGTAGGTGGGGCTTATGTTCCAATTGATAGCTATTACCCACAAGATAGAATTAATTACATGGTAGCTAACAGTGAGGTAAAAGTTATCTTAACAGATTTTTATTGCGAAAGTATAGGTTTACTGAAAGATTGCCCTTATTTGAAATATTTAATATTTTTGGATATAAAATATTCTAATCACACACTTCCTCCAATAGAAAATCTTGAAATTTATGGACAATTAGACTTTGATAAACTACCAAAAGAAAATTTAAAAGTAAATAATACAATACTTGATCCAGCTTATATGATCTATACCTCTGGATCAACTGGCTTACCGAAGGGAGCAATTATTAGGCATATTGGAGCAATTAACCATATTTATGCACAATTTGATGCCCTAGAGTTAGATGAAAAATTAAATTTTTTACAAAGTGCGCCTGCTTCTTCAGATATTTCTGTATGGCAGTTTTTAGCACCTATTATTATTGGTGGAAAAACCACCATAATAGATACACTAACAGTTTGTGAACCGGAAAAACTGTTCAGAATCATTAAAGACGAAAATATTACTATTGTTGAACTAGTTCCATCTGTAATCTTAGGTTTATTAGAATACATTTGCAGCTTATCAGCTAACGAAAGATTACTCGTTAATTTGAAGTGGATGATGCTAACTGGGGAATCTGCGCCAGTAGGGCTTGTGAATCAATGGTTGCAATTATATCCCTCAATTAAGGTAGTTAATGCTTATGGGCCTACTGAAGCTGCTGATGATATTACCCAGTTCATCATAGATAAGCCTTTACCCGATAGCCAACGCACGGTTCCAATTGGTAAACCTTTAGCAAACTTAAATCTCTATATTCTTGACTCGCAAATCCAATTATTACCTATTGGTGTTCCTGGAGAAATTTGCGTATCAGGATTTGGAGTAGGTTTGGGGTATTGGAGAAATGAAGCAAGTACTAAGTCAAGCTTTATTCCTAACCCGTTTATCACGAATGCAAAACCTTTGCCAGGAACCGACATAGACTTCATATACAAAACTGGGGATTTAGGAAGATGGTTGCCTGATGGAAATATTGAGTTTTTGGGGCGCATCGACCATCAGGTTAAAATTCGTGGTTTTCGGATTGAAGTTGGTGAAATTGAGACATTACTAACCAAACATCCAGAGATACAAGAAAGTGTTATTGCTGTTAAAGAAGATGATTTATGTGAAAAGCGTTTAGTTGCTTATGTTGTTCCCAAGCAAAATGAGTTAAGTACCAATGAATTAGCATCAAAACTACGGAAGTTTTTGCAACCAAAACTGCCAGATTACATGATACCTTCAGCTTTTGTATTACTAGAAGCATTACCCTTAACCCCCAATGGTAAAATAGACCGTCGAGCATTACCTGCACCAAACTGGTCACAAAGAACTCTAGAACAAAATTATATTTCTCCGCGTACTCCAGTTGAAGAAATTATTGCCAACGCATGGACTCAAGTGCTTGGTTTAAAACAAGTAGGAGTGAATGATAATTTCTTTGATTTAGGAGGACATTCTTTATTAGCGACACAATTAATTTCTCGACTACGCCAAATTTTTCAAATAGAATTACCTCTTCAGAAAATCTTTGAACTTCCAACAGTAACAGGTTTAGCAACAGCTGTTGAAGCTATAAAACAAGCACAGGATGGTCTTTTAGCTCCTCCTATTGTGCCTGTTACTACAGAAAATCATTTACCTTTATCTTTTGCTCAACAAAGACTCTGGTTTCTAGAACAATTACAACCCAATAACGCTGCATATAATATTAATGAGGCTGTTCGTGTTCTGGGTTCTCTCAATCTAACTGCACTCGAAGCCAGCTTAAACGAAATTATTGAACGTCATGAAGCTTTACGTACTGCCTTCATTGCGGTAGAAGGTTTACCTATGCAGGTAATTACTGCAAATCTGCAATTGTCTTTACCTGTAATCAATTTAGAAGCACTCTCAAAGCTAGAACAAGAAACTCAAGTACAGCAAATCATCCATCAAGAGACTCAGAAACCTTTTGATTTGAGTCAATTACCTTTACTAAGAGTGATTGTTCTTCAGCTAAGTTCAACAGAATATGTGGTCATATTCACAATGCACCACATTATATCTGATACCTGGTCTATGGGTGTTATTATTCGAGAAATAGTAGCCCTATACCCAGCATTTGCAGAGGGTAAACCTTTTGCTTTGCCAGAACTACCAATTCAATATGCAGACTTTGCGGTTTGGCAGCGACAATGGTTGCAAGGACAAGTATTAGAAAATCATCTTGCCTACTGGAAACAAAAACTAGGTGCTGCTTTACCAGTACTTAAATTACCCTATTCTCAACACCAAGCAGCCAACCCAAGTAACCAAGCTGGTGTTCAAACATTCAATCTATCAACAGAATTATCACAAGCACTGAAGACATTCAGCCGTCAAGAAAATGTCACTTTGTTTATGACAATGGTAGCGGCTTTAAAAACATTGTTATATAGCTACACAGGACAAGATGACATTGTAATTGGAACCGATGTTGCTAATCGTAACCGAGGTGAAACAGAAGATTTAATTGGCTTTTTTGTGAACTTGCTAGTATTACGCACTGATATATCAGGCTATCCCACTTTTAGAGAATTGTTACAACGGGTCAGGAAAGTAACTTTAGAGGCTTATAACTATCAAGATTTATCTTTTGACAAGTTAGTTGAAGAACTACGACCAGAACGCCATTTAAGTAATACACCTTTGTTTCAAGTTTTGTTTGTCATGGATAATGTTCCAACGCAAAACTTACAACTACCAGGATTAACGTTATCACCAATAGAGGTAGAAACTAAAACGGCGAAGTTTGACATAGCTTTATTCATGTCAGAAACTGAATCGGGAATTATAGGCAGTTGGTTGTACAAAAAAGATTTATTTGTAGCAGAAAAACTCGTTAGTTTGTTTGATAATCTCCCTGCTTTACTGGCAAGTATTACAACTCAAACAGATGCCAGAATTAACACTTTAGACCTGCTAACAGAAACGCAAAAACAAGAACATTTACAAACTGAAGCTAAACAAGAGCAAGGCAAACTCAAAAAATTAATGAAAGTTAAACCTAAAGCCATAAAATTATCTGAGTAG
- a CDS encoding thioester reductase domain-containing protein, which yields MVPSAFVPLKALPLTPNGKVDVQALLAIQKNRSEVNQIYAAARTPIERQLTEIWQQVLRLEKVGIHDNFFDLGGHSLLITQLLAKVRKIFHIELQLRDLFDSPNIADLAQIIENKNTDAIPHTENINLLDEAVLDSSIQAKVPVEYQSIPKRILLTGATGFIGAFLLYELLQQTTSDIYCLVRAKDSLLAQQRLINSLKNYLLWDEKFSNRIIAISGDLAKPFLGLSEDNFQLIASQIDVIYHNGAWVNFTYPYSVLKAANVLGTQEVLRLATQVKVKPVHFISTMGVAQIQDNPTQEEKGDNGYTQSKWVAEKLIKIAGERGVPISIYRPGRICGDSKTGVCNPEDHTFRMIRGCIQLGSVPMQDAMVNLTPVDYASKAIVYLSQQESSLGQVFDIVNPRSIPWCEMANLISELGYPIQQISYEAWREQLLQMSEIENDNALYPLIGIFAESSQKAKSQNTNKYNSHHHNTLAALAESGITCSPVNYQLLHTYVRYLTDTGFLSQP from the coding sequence ATGGTGCCATCAGCGTTTGTGCCACTCAAAGCATTACCATTGACACCCAACGGGAAGGTAGATGTTCAAGCATTACTAGCAATACAAAAAAACCGTTCTGAAGTTAATCAAATTTACGCAGCAGCACGTACTCCAATAGAAAGACAGTTAACTGAAATTTGGCAACAAGTTTTAAGACTGGAAAAAGTAGGTATTCATGATAATTTTTTTGATTTGGGTGGGCATTCTCTGTTGATTACACAACTACTAGCTAAAGTTAGGAAAATTTTCCACATAGAATTACAGTTACGTGATTTATTTGATTCACCAAATATTGCTGATTTAGCTCAAATTATTGAAAATAAAAATACTGATGCTATTCCTCACACTGAAAATATAAATCTCTTAGATGAAGCTGTTTTAGATTCAAGTATTCAAGCCAAAGTACCTGTCGAATATCAGAGTATTCCTAAAAGGATATTATTAACAGGAGCTACTGGTTTTATAGGTGCATTTTTACTGTACGAACTATTGCAACAAACCACAAGCGACATTTATTGCTTAGTACGTGCTAAAGACAGTTTGTTAGCACAACAAAGACTGATTAATAGTTTAAAAAATTATCTACTGTGGGATGAAAAATTCAGCAACAGAATTATAGCTATAAGTGGAGATTTAGCTAAACCATTCTTGGGGCTAAGTGAGGATAATTTCCAGTTGATAGCTAGTCAAATTGATGTTATTTATCACAACGGAGCATGGGTAAATTTTACTTATCCATACTCGGTTCTCAAGGCAGCAAATGTACTAGGAACACAGGAAGTTTTACGTTTAGCTACACAAGTTAAAGTTAAGCCCGTACATTTTATTTCTACAATGGGAGTAGCTCAAATACAAGATAATCCAACACAAGAAGAAAAGGGAGATAACGGTTATACCCAAAGTAAATGGGTAGCTGAAAAGTTAATTAAAATTGCTGGTGAACGAGGAGTTCCGATTTCCATTTATAGACCAGGACGAATTTGTGGTGATAGTAAAACAGGTGTTTGTAACCCTGAAGATCATACTTTTAGAATGATTCGCGGCTGTATTCAATTAGGCAGTGTCCCTATGCAAGATGCAATGGTAAATTTAACTCCTGTAGATTATGCCAGTAAAGCTATTGTTTATTTATCTCAGCAAGAATCCTCTTTAGGTCAAGTATTTGATATAGTTAACCCTCGATCAATTCCTTGGTGTGAGATGGCTAACTTAATTTCTGAGTTAGGTTATCCCATACAACAAATTTCCTACGAAGCTTGGCGCGAGCAATTGCTGCAAATGTCTGAAATAGAAAACGATAATGCCTTATATCCACTAATCGGAATTTTTGCAGAAAGCTCTCAAAAAGCTAAGAGTCAGAATACGAATAAATACAATTCTCACCATCACAATACCTTAGCTGCACTCGCAGAATCTGGTATTACTTGTTCACCAGTAAATTATCAGTTATTGCATACCTACGTTAGGTATCTTACTGATACTGGGTTCCTCAGCCAGCCGTAA
- a CDS encoding aspartate aminotransferase family protein, with product MSSFIERFNQRTQTSKKLAQDYRSFLADNKTFVDFNLPLKEIFYPIVAKSSSGAKILDVDGNEYIDLTMGFGVNLFGHNPSFIKEALVEQLEKGIQIGPQAELAGEVAQLICEFTGMDRVAFSNTGTEAVMTAIRVARTTTKRNKIVLFNGSYHGHFDGTLAKRNLNNANSLSLPIFSGTPLNFVQDVLVLDYGNDQSLELIKTHALELAAVLVEPVQTRNIALQPQEFLQQLRKLTQDLDIPLIFDEMVTGFRIHPGGAQAWFGIQADIATYGKIVGGGMPIGVIAGKAKYMNAIDGGIWHYGDASYPQEKTTFFAGTFCKHPLVLAAAKAVLNYLKTQGADLQEKLNYLTSDFVAKLNTYFAYEQLPIHMTSFGSIFGTINTNNEAEKNPEAAIVFDLLYYHLLVRGIMLRGNGGFLSTAHTAGDIETILLALQDSVQELRAGYFLP from the coding sequence TTGAGCAGTTTTATTGAACGCTTCAATCAACGTACACAAACATCAAAAAAATTAGCTCAAGATTATCGTTCATTTCTGGCTGATAACAAAACCTTTGTTGATTTCAATCTGCCTTTAAAAGAAATCTTTTATCCCATAGTTGCTAAAAGTTCATCAGGTGCCAAAATTTTGGATGTGGATGGCAATGAATATATAGATTTAACGATGGGATTTGGCGTAAATTTGTTTGGTCATAATCCATCTTTTATCAAAGAGGCTTTAGTTGAACAACTAGAAAAAGGCATACAAATTGGCCCACAAGCTGAACTTGCAGGTGAAGTTGCCCAATTGATTTGTGAATTTACTGGCATGGATAGGGTAGCTTTTAGCAACACTGGTACAGAAGCTGTAATGACAGCAATTCGTGTAGCAAGAACAACAACAAAACGCAATAAAATTGTTTTATTTAATGGGTCTTATCATGGGCATTTTGATGGTACATTAGCTAAAAGAAACTTAAACAATGCTAATTCACTATCCCTACCCATATTTTCAGGAACACCGCTAAATTTTGTTCAAGATGTTTTAGTCTTAGACTATGGCAATGACCAATCTTTAGAACTCATCAAAACTCATGCTCTAGAATTAGCTGCTGTTTTAGTTGAACCAGTACAAACTAGAAATATCGCCCTCCAACCCCAAGAATTCCTTCAACAATTAAGAAAATTAACTCAAGATTTAGACATACCATTAATCTTTGATGAAATGGTGACTGGTTTCCGTATACATCCAGGAGGCGCACAAGCTTGGTTTGGTATCCAGGCTGATATTGCAACTTACGGCAAAATTGTTGGTGGTGGTATGCCTATTGGTGTCATTGCTGGTAAGGCTAAGTATATGAATGCTATTGATGGTGGTATTTGGCATTATGGAGACGCATCATATCCCCAGGAGAAAACAACATTTTTTGCTGGTACTTTCTGCAAGCATCCACTAGTATTGGCTGCTGCAAAAGCGGTACTTAATTATTTAAAAACGCAAGGTGCTGATTTACAAGAGAAACTAAACTATCTTACTTCAGATTTTGTTGCCAAGCTCAATACTTACTTCGCCTATGAACAACTACCAATTCACATGACATCTTTTGGTTCCATTTTTGGAACTATTAACACAAATAATGAGGCTGAAAAAAATCCGGAAGCAGCAATAGTTTTTGATTTGTTGTATTATCACTTGCTTGTTCGAGGAATTATGCTTCGAGGTAACGGTGGTTTTTTATCTACTGCTCATACAGCAGGAGATATTGAAACGATTCTTTTAGCTCTACAAGATAGTGTACAAGAATTAAGAGCAGGATATTTCTTACCTTAA
- a CDS encoding class I SAM-dependent methyltransferase — translation MLDLCCGSGQLVQKLQQRGYKLTGIDGSGEMLKYAELNSPDSQFILEDARFFKSPATFDAVVSTQYGLNHVLLIDELKSVFQNVHAALLPNGWFMFDLRLHERYNDTWNNSMGGDIKQDPDFSQDFRKEGSKTARMYVAKEF, via the coding sequence ATTCTTGATTTATGTTGTGGTTCTGGGCAACTTGTACAAAAATTGCAACAAAGAGGATATAAGTTAACTGGAATAGATGGTTCAGGAGAAATGTTGAAATATGCTGAGTTAAATTCGCCTGATAGTCAATTTATTTTAGAGGATGCTCGTTTCTTTAAATCGCCTGCTACTTTTGATGCCGTTGTTTCTACTCAGTACGGTTTAAATCATGTGTTATTAATTGATGAACTAAAATCCGTTTTTCAGAATGTCCATGCAGCGTTGCTACCCAATGGCTGGTTTATGTTTGATTTACGTCTTCATGAAAGATATAACGACACTTGGAATAATTCTATGGGAGGTGATATTAAGCAAGACCCGGATTTCTCACAAGACTTTAGAAAAGAGGGGTCAAAAACTGCCAGAATGTATGTTGCAAAAGAATTCTAG
- a CDS encoding transposase — protein MTPNKNDCIPEQFRFGLVKSCPVVVNFNGEPVTSDAGLILIAELDRKREITSRLAACFKDYREPNKILHPVNGLIAQRIYGLIMGYEDVNDHETLRHDGIFALAVGKAINLEQEPITLAGKSTLNRIEHCPEDISSRADSRYHRIEHDASAIETLLVELFLVVEFFETLFPPSPDLKNDAAVFVDNSVWYCSLDYQTLDSWSRQRRVVAKVEYSYKEVDTRFVVTSLPVNKIPPGRLYTQKYCPRGNMENCLKEQKLGLHSDRTSTHTFEGNQLRLWFASIAYILMNALREQCLAKTEFKNATVEIIRTKLLKLGAVITIRKRRILIAISSACPYKEIFAMVYKSLSQLPCPG, from the coding sequence ATGACCCCAAATAAAAACGATTGTATACCGGAACAGTTCAGATTTGGACTAGTAAAATCATGTCCAGTTGTAGTTAATTTCAATGGTGAGCCTGTAACATCTGATGCAGGATTAATATTAATTGCGGAACTAGATAGAAAAAGAGAAATAACATCACGGCTGGCAGCATGTTTTAAAGATTACCGAGAGCCAAACAAAATTCTGCATCCAGTTAATGGCTTAATTGCACAAAGAATATATGGCTTAATCATGGGCTATGAAGATGTAAATGACCATGAAACTCTACGCCATGATGGGATATTCGCACTGGCAGTAGGAAAAGCAATTAATTTAGAACAAGAACCAATTACTCTGGCTGGAAAAAGTACCTTAAATCGGATCGAGCATTGTCCAGAAGATATCTCTTCAAGAGCAGATAGCCGATATCACCGTATTGAACATGATGCATCAGCCATAGAAACACTCCTAGTTGAGCTATTTTTAGTAGTCGAGTTTTTTGAAACCTTATTTCCTCCATCACCAGATTTAAAGAACGACGCAGCAGTATTTGTTGATAACTCAGTTTGGTATTGCTCTCTTGACTATCAAACTCTAGATAGTTGGAGCCGTCAGCGTCGTGTTGTCGCCAAAGTTGAATATAGCTATAAAGAAGTCGATACTCGCTTTGTAGTTACTTCGCTCCCTGTTAATAAAATCCCGCCAGGGCGACTTTATACTCAAAAGTACTGCCCGCGCGGGAATATGGAAAATTGTTTAAAAGAACAAAAGCTAGGGTTACATAGTGATAGAACAAGTACCCATACGTTTGAAGGGAATCAATTACGTTTGTGGTTTGCGTCTATTGCTTATATTTTGATGAATGCTCTACGAGAACAATGTTTAGCAAAGACGGAATTCAAAAATGCAACTGTTGAGATTATACGCACAAAATTATTGAAGCTAGGAGCCGTCATTACTATTAGGAAACGACGAATTTTAATCGCAATTAGTAGTGCCTGCCCTTATAAAGAGATTTTCGCAATGGTTTATAAGAGTTTATCTCAATTACCTTGCCCTGGCTGA